The Heyndrickxia acidicola sequence CGTCCTTGCCAGAAGGGATACGGGTGAGAAAGTGCAGGTAAGGCTGGACGAACTGGAAGCAAGGATAGTAGAGCTTTTAGAGGAGATTCAACAGAATCTATTGAAAAAAGCCCGAGAGCTGCAGGCTTCAAAAACGAGAACAGCTGTTACAATGGAGCAGTTCAAAAAAGAGCTTGAACAGAATCCGGGGTTCATTAAAGCGATGTGGTGTGGAGATTTGGCCTGTGAGAATTTTATCAAAGATGAAACCGGTGCGACCTCCCGCTGCATTCCATTTGAACAGGAAAGAGTGGCGGACACCTGCGTTTGCTGCGGCGGCGAAGCGAAAGAGCTGGTTTATTGGGCCAAAGCGTATTAATGGTAATGACAACCGGGAAATTTTTGAGGCGTGTATCTCCTGGATCAGGAACCAACAAACTTGAGCAGAAAAAGAGCGAGAACCTGCCAAATAGGCCGCGAAATGGCAGTGTAGAATAAAATGAAGCCGCACGGGAGAGAGCCTTCTGTGTGGTTTTTATTTTACTTTATTAACCATGGCTGTATTCGAATAGATTGTTGCTTTACGTATAAAGAATCTATCCGTATGTGGCCTATCTTCGTGGCATCTTTTCGTTAGTTATTTAAAAGTTTTAATACTTTTATCACTTTTTGTGTCAGATAGCAACATAGTTTACGAAAAGAGCCTTAATCATCAATCAAATTTGTTTTTAAGACGAATTTTTTCTTAGAGCTTAGTTAACAGTGTAAAATCTAAGGGAAATCTAAAGAATAATTTATATAATAAGATTGCACTACTTTTAATTCTGGGAATGCTACAAAGAAAAGGGTGAAAATCGATGCATATATTACTCGTAGAAGATGACGCTCCGCTTCAAAAGATTGTTTCATCTATTCTCAAGGACGAAGGCTATACGATTGATCTTGCCGATGATGGCCTTGATGGCCTTTTAATGACCAAAACGGGTATTTACGATCTGCTGATCATTGATATTATGCTTCCGAGCCTGGATGGTTTAGCACTGATAAAAGAATTGCGCAAAAGCGGGTTCTATACACCGTCTCTCATTTTAACCGCTAAGGATAGTGTAGAGGATAAAGTAAGCGGTCTGGATGTCGGGGCAGATGATTATTTGGTGAAACCTTTTGATACACAGGAATTTCTGGCAAGAATCCGCTCAGTGCTCCGCCGTGCCGGCAAGCTGGGAAATGAAGGGAAAATACATTACGGACCGATTGTGCTGGATACACAAGAGCATCGGGCATTTATTGGCGAACAAGACTTAAAGCTGACCATTAAAGAATATGAGCTCTTTCATTATATGATTCAAAATCGGGAACAGCTGTTGACAAGGGAGCAGATTTTTGACCGTATTTGGGGGCTGGAGTCCAACACGGGTGACGCCATTGTTGACTTATATATTCATTACGTAAGAAAGAAGCTTTCTGCTTTTAAGTGCGATTCCATCATCCGCACGATTCGCGGAGTCGGATATATGGTGAAAGCAGAGGGACAAAATGTTTGAAAAAACAAGAATTAAGCTGGTTGTATTAAACTCTATTGTCTTTTTTATTATTTTAAATAGCTTTGGTGTTTCTTTATATTTTTATATGAGATATCACTTATATTCTCAGGTAGATAAACAGCTTTTGGATGTGCGGACTCATCTTCTTAACGAGCCGGAGCATCATTTTGAAAACATGATGAATCCTGAAACAGAAGGAACCCGGCAAATTGAGTATTTATTTTGGGGGACGGATGAAAAAATAAAAATGACGCTTCCGGAGCATACGCTTGTTCCCAGAAATGTTTATCCGCTATTGGAGAAGGTCAGTGGCAGCGAGAGTCTGCACACCATCACAAAAGCGGGTTCTTCTTATCGGTTTGTCAATATTCCGGTACAATATGATGTCACTATTAAAGGAAAAAAGGAAGCGATTGAGAAGGTACAGCTTGTGTACAGTCTTTATGGCGAACAGGAGCTGCTGAGGCATCTATTAATGGTGGTTGCAGTAGGAAGCCTCATGAGTATCATAGTGGCGATTTTAGCCGGTTTCTATCTGGCGAACAGGGCATTAATTCCTATTAAAAATGCCTGGAATAAGCAATCACGGTTTGTCGGGGACGCATCACATGAGCTAAGGACCCCTTTGTCCGTCATGAAGCTGAACCTTGAGAGGTTATTTCGCCATCCAAACCGTACGATCGAGGAAGAAAGTGAAAACATCTCAGAAGCGATTCAAGAGATTAATTATATGACCAAATTGATATCCAACCTTTTGACCCTTGCCAGATCGGATAGTGATCAAATGGAAATAAACCGCGAACCGATCCGGCTTGATAAAATCCTTTCAAAAGTATTTTACGGATTTGAGGAATTGGCCAAGCTAAAGAACATTGCGATGGATGCGTCCATTGCTTCTCCTCTTGAAATCATAGGAGACCAGGAAAGGATCCGCCAGCTTTTTGTTATCTTGCTGGATAATGCAGTGAAGTATACAAAAGAAGCAGGAAAGATCACGGTCCAGGCATCCGCAAAAGGCTCTCAGGTAAGAGTGGAAATCATCGATACGGGAGTAGGGATATCAAAGGAAGAGCTTCCTTTTATCTTTGACCGGTTTTACCGCGGGGACAAATCGAGAACGCGAAATTTTGAAGGCTCCGGTCTGGGGCTTGCGATTGCCCAATGGATTATCCAGTCACATGATGGAAAAGTCCGGGTCAAGAGCCAGCTGGGAGAAGGAACGGAAGTAAGTATTAGTTTTCCAATATGTAAAGAATGATAGAAAAACTGTATCCACGCTGGGTGCAGTTTTTTATCGTTTAGGAATAAAATGAAAAAGTTTTTGTCCCTGTCTCATTCGTTTGTTGTTTAGGCTCTTTTCGTAAACTGTATTGCTATTTGGCTCAAAAAAGGAGCATAAACCCAGGTTCAGTATTAAAACTTTTATTAACTTACGAAAAGATGCCACGAAGACAGACAGCATACGGAATAATCCTTTTATACGTAAAGCAACAATTTATGCGAAAACAGCCATTGTTTATGAAAGTGAGTTCGCCGCTTGTAAAAAAATTTTGCCCTTCTAAGTAAATTCAAATGTTCTCTTTTTATACTTTTTATTATAGAAGAATCAAAGGACTATTGGAGGCATTAAACATGACGAAGATGAGCAATAAAATGATAGGGCTCTGCTCTGCAGCTATTAGTGCCATTTATATAACAGGATTGGTCACAACGCAGGAAGCGCAAAGTAAAGCGGTAAACCAGGAAGCTGGGCCAGTCTCTAACCAGCTAACTCAGCATCAACAGTATAGCAAGCCGGCAGAGCAGCAGATTAAGACAACAGGAACAACACCCTCTCCCAAGCACCTAATTCATAAGCAACCTCAATCTGCCAAAAGCCCCAAAATATATAAAAACGGTACGTATACAGGTTCCGCTTCTAATCGGATTGGCTCGGTAACGGTAGCAGTGACGATTAAACAGGATAAAATCACCAATGTAGCCATTACAAACTGTGATACGCATTATTCAGAAGCCCGCATTGATGGACTGCCTCAGCAGGTGGTTGCAAGACAAAGCGAAAATGTAGATATTGTTTCAGGTGCAACATTAAGCTCTGAGGATTTTCAAACTGCTGTGGAACAGGCATTGCAGTCCGCTAAAGTGTAAAAAGGCAGGTGACCGTAATGATTAGCCCCATAAAAAAGAAGAAATTCGAAAAGACAGAAGTCTATATGGACACGTACGTTACGATAAAAGTGATAACAGAGCAGCCTGAAAAAAAGGCGGAAGCATGTATACAAAAGGCTTTTCAGCAGTTTTACTATGTAGAAAGAGTCTGCAGCCGTTTTGACGCTGCCAGTGAATTAAGGCAGTTGTCAATGCATGTAGGTACTCCTGTCAAACCCAGCGAGCTTCTTTTTCAAGCCCTTGCCTTCGCGGTGGAAATGGCAAAGCTTACAGACGGGGCATTCGATCCCTCTATTGGACAGACTCTTGAAAAGGCCGGCTTTAATAAAAATTTTCGCTCAGGTGAAAAAATCCAGTTTGAAGCACAGGGCACAGCCGACTACCGGGATATTTTAGTGGATGAAAAGGAACGTTCCATCACGTTGAGTAAACCGATGGTGCTCGATTTAGGAGCTGTGGCAAAAGGGCTCGCAGTCGATTTAGCGGTGAAAGAACTGGCGGGGGTTGAGAGCTTTGTGATAGACGCTGGAGGCGATCTTTATGTGCATGGATTAAATGAAAATGATGTGCCTTGGCGTGTTGGGATTCAGCATCCGCATAAAAAGACGGAGCTCCTTGGTACAGTGGAATTAACCGATTCTGCCGTCTGTACTTCTGGAAACTATGAGCGGATAAGTGAAAAAGGAATTCACCATCTTTTGCATCCTCATACGAGTGAAGCGGTAAAAGGTGTGACAAGCTGTACAGTCATTGCCCCTTTTACGATGCTTGCTGATGCCTTTTCTACCGCCGTTTTTATAATGGGCCCGCAGGAAGGCTTAAGGTTATTGGAGGAAAATGGGCTGGAAGGAATCCTTATGACATCTGAAAACGAATTGATTATGACAAAAGGAATGGAGAGATATGGTTATGCAGCATGCGGATCCGAATGAGCGAAATATCAGCCGGCAGCGTACAAATTCAAGCGAACGGACTACACGCACTATGGGACCAGGCTATCCGGAAAGTAGAAGAACAAGGGTGATGCCTGAAAAAAAGAAAAAGCCCAGTCAGTTACAAATTTTTAGAAGGTCCCCAAAAGGTTATTTACTTGGCATTCTGTTAGTTTTGGCGATTGTGGGAGAGTGGAATTCAGATCCCGCAGGTGGGCTGAAAAACATGGTGATTGCAGTCGTCACTGGTCTTATAGTAGATATGGGCGTTTCAATTTATCAAAAAAGAAAGAGGATTTTTCCGGATGGGGCAGTGTTAACCGGTTTGATTATCGCAATGGTGCTGGGCTCAGATGTACCCTGGTATCAGACCGTTGCCGCTGTAATTTTTGCGCTTATCTCAAAGCACGTTTTTGTTACGGGAAGAAAGCCTATTTTTAATCCGGCAGCCTTCGGTTTATTTTTAGCTCTTCTTTTATTCCAAAGTGATGAAAGCTGGTGGGGAAGCCTCACCCTGCAGCCATGGTGGTTTACTTTTGTCGTCATTATTGGAGGGTTTATCATAACCAATAAGGTTCAAAAGTTCCCTCAGATACTGACATTCTTAGGAGTGTATCTTGGTTTGTTTTTAGTCATTAGCTTAGCGCATTATAAGGACGTAAGTGAGGTCTTTCTTTCTCCATTTATTAACTCGGCCCTATTCTTAGCATTTTTCATGCTGACAGATCCTCCAACCTCGCCCGGGAAAGACAAGGATCAAGTGATCTTCAGCTTGATTGCTGCCATTATAAGTGTAGGCTGCTATGTCTTTTTTGGAGGTTTATCCTACTTGTTTATTGGATTACTTGTCTCCAACGGCTGGAAGGCGTGGAAAGCGAAGAAGGCAGGCCAGTTAAGAAAGCAAAAACAGCTTGCCTAACGAAGGATATGGATCCATTCATTTCCAATAAAACCCTCTTTTTAATGATAAATTATTAAAAAGAGGGTTTTGCTTTGGAGAAGGAAACAGTGTTAAAGGAAGAAGGTCAATTGGTGATGCTGGATGCTTTGCTTAATGAGAATCCACAGTTTAAATGGTTTTATAGGGACTTGGAAAAAGGGTTCCTTTTTTAAAATCTTCAAAGCAAATGATCTGTAAAGACTCAATGCAAATTTTTTAATCATATAAATTGAACGTATACCCAGGGCTCCCCTAACATCAGTGGATAGCAAGTGCCTGCATCGGAAATCAACAGGGCAAGCTAAAAGAATGGTTATGTTCTCTAGTGAATAGGGAAAATCTATAGTATATTCATTCTAAAAGCAGCTTGTACTAATGCTGACGACTATAGGAGGCCACCAGTGAAAAGGAAAAATTGGATATACGTTGTCGTAGTAGCCGTACTTTGTGCAGCCGTTCTATTTATTGTCTTAATGCCAGGGCGTGACATGCAGAATGTAATGGCACCAGGGAAAAAAGTGAAATATGTAAAAAAGGAATCGCTGCCTGTACCTAAACACATTGTCATCGTAATGGAAGAAAACCATTCGGATCAAGAGATTATAGGGAATTCCAAAGCCCCTTATATGAATAAGCTTGCTAAAATGGGAATGAACTTCACCAATATGCATGCGATTACACACCCAAGCCAGCCAAATTATATCGCTTTGTTTTCAGGAAGCACACAGGGCGTAACAAGCGACAGCTGCCCACATTCCTTTAATGCACCGAATATGGCTGAGGAACTAACAAAGGCAGGCAAAAGCTTCGCAGGCTATTCTGAGGATCTTCCAACCGTTGGGTTTAAAGGCTGCAGTTCCGGATTGTATTATCGGAAGCATAGTCCCTGGGTCAACTTTACCAATCTCCCGGCTAGTGTGAATAAGCCGTTTTCCATGTTCCCGAGCGATTATTCCAAGCTTCCAACGGTGTCCTTTGTGATTCCTAACCTGAACAACGATATGCATAATGGAACAATAGAAGAAGCGGATAAATGGTTAAAAACGAATATCGATCCTTATATTAAATGGGCCAATAAGAACAACAGCCTTTTCATCCTAACCTGGGATGAAGATGACCATTCCAGTACCGAAAATAAGATTCCGACCATTTTTGCGGGACAGATGGTGAAATCGGGCAAAACGGATCAAAAGTACAATTTATACTCCATTCTCAGAACCATAGAAGACATGTATGGATTGCCAGCATTAAAGAACAGCCAATATGAAGCGCCTGTTCTTGGAATCTGGAAGCCTTAATAATGTTACCTTTTTTAGGGCTTGAAATGGTTGGAGAGACAAGACTTAGGCTAATGATTTTGGATTGAGAATAATGGATCAATGAGGTAGTACAATGAATGAAGATGAACGCAAAACGATTGATTCAAAGTATATACAGCAGCATCTGGCGAATGAACGCACCTTTTTAGCATGGGTCCGGACTGCTCTTGCGTTGGTCGGGGTTGGATTTTTAATGTCAAATCTGCATTTTTCTGCTCAGTGGGTGCAGCTTGAGAGAGGGGGCACCCTGGCAAAAGCTATTGGCATTTGTTCTTTTGTATTGGGTGTCATCATAGTAGGAATGGCAAAGTTCAGCTATTTCAAAAAAAGCATAGACATTAATGAACAAACCATTCGCTTTTCGAAAACGCTCGTCTTACTTCTCGCCGTCTCAACAGCCCTTGTGATAGCGGTCTTTGGTTTCTACTACCTGTTTGTGTGGGAAACAGCCCATTAACCCGTTAACCTTCCTTGCTGGGAAGGTTTTTTTTATTGGTGTTATCGCTTTAATACAGTAAAGCGAAGAAGGGGTCTGACCCTTTTAGTGGAGTAAAGTAGTAAAGTAAGATAGTGGTCTTGGTTAGGTCTATTTACCTAATTCGCCCGTAAATCTTATTTTTCGCCCGTAAGTCTGTTTGGAGAGCCCTAGGAGCTTATATTACGTGTGAAATTTTCTTTTGCAAAGGCCTGCGGAGATACATTCAGTCTTCTCAGAGCAGCAAAGTATAAACAGAGTACTAAAAATCTCTAACTGCATATAATTTATTCCATTAAACTGGTACGATATAGATATTCATAATGGCAAAGGGGCGCTTGAAGATGTCCAGGGAGTCTATAATTGGTTTAGCCGTTTCAGCAGCGCTGCTGGCTTATTATCTTTTTGTTTTCTACCAACAGGGGATGCTGCAGCTTAAAAAAGGAAAAATACTATATCCGGATAAACCTATTCAGTTAAAAGATCCCCATAATTTTCCGTTGCGGCTAAAAACGTACCCTCAAGGAAAAATGCGATTATTCCTGATTATTCTTGTCTTTGGCGTTGGAATCAGTATAGTGTTGATGTTCCTGTGCCTTTCAGGAAGAGTGCCTGAGCTGACAGACTTTTATGCTGCCGTTATTCCGTCACTAATTATCCTTCCATATTACTTGCCTTTTGAAATCAGGGAGGATGGAATCGTCTTTCGCCGCTTTATTAAATGGTCTGCTATAGGCTCCTGCACATTCGAGTATATTGGTGTTTATCATACCCACTACACACAGACAAGTCCTGAAGAAACCTGTTTTACCATGCATTTCAATAACTATGAGGATAAAAAAATGACTAGAGTGCTTGTTGTAACAGAGGAGCAAAAAGCTAAAATTGAAACACTCCTTGAACATTACGGCATAAAAACAGTAGAGAAGAAGGCTGATAATACCTTCGCATACTAATCAAAAAAGAGGCGTAATCGATCATCGCCGCTTTTGCTTGTGTCCCACAGCAACTACAATCCTATTAGAGGGAAGTTTGTTATTCATTGCATCATAAACCAATATTCAGATTGGTCAGCCTTGAAATATGCCCGGCTAAAAGCAAGCGGACAATAAGAGACAGATATCTGCTTTAAGTATCTGAACAGCTGCTCTTTTTACAGGAAATATCTTCAATGCTTTTTGAATGGCGCAATGGGGAAAAATTAAAAGAAAACAGCATGATGTAATGGTAATAAAAGACGGACGGCAGGATTTTTAAGCAAGTCATCAAACGGTGGAGTGAAACAATTAACGAATCGCTGAGGTAGGGGAGTGCGCTATGGAAGAACAACCATCAATACGTGAAAAGCGCAAGGATGAACATGTTCGCTTGGCTTTAAATACAAATCAAACGCAGCCATCGGACTTTGATGCTCTCTATTTAGTACACCGTTCACTTCCCGAGTTGGATAAAGAAGAGGTTGATTTAAGAACTCGTTTGGGCAATTTAACATTAGCATTTCCGATATATATTAATGCCATGACAGGCGGGAGTGAGAAAACAGGAGCCATCAACGCTGCCTTGGCTGAAGCAGCAAAGGAAACGGGCATTGCAATGGCTGTTGGTTCACAGCATTCCGGCCTGCGCAATGAAAAGGTAGCTGATACTTACAGGATTGTCCGCAAGAAGAATCCGAATGGAGTCATTTTTGGCAATGTAGGAGCGGATGCACCATTGGATTATGCCCTGAGAGCCATTGATATGCTAGAGGCAGATGCTCTTCAGATTCACTTAAATGTTCCGCAGGAGGTTGTGATGCCTGAGGGAGATAGGCATTTTTCAGGAATACTTAAGAAAATAGAAACCATTATAAAAAAAACCTCCATCCCCGTCATCATAAAGGAGACCGGTTTTGGCATGTGCAGGGAAACACTGGAGCAGCTAAAAACATGCGGCGTTCAATTTGTAGATGTAGGCGGAGGAGGAGGAACTAATTTTGTTCATATTGAAAATGAGCGGCGGGAAAAAAGAGATTATAGCTATCTAAAGGGCTGGGGACAATCAACCCCTATTTCTCTGCTTGAGGCTCAGCCATTTCTGAAGGATATGACGATTCTTGCTTCAGGAGGAATTCGAAATCCACTGGATGCTGTTAAATCGATGGCTCTGGGGGCATCGGCGGCCGGAGTGGCAGGGGCTTTTTTGAGGGTCTTAGATAAGTGCGGCACAGAAGGCTTAGTAGAGGAAATGAAAGCATGGAAGGAGCATCTGAGGATGATTTTTCTAATGCAGGGTGCACAGTCTTTGGAACACATCGCCAAATGTCCAATCATTGTGACAAAGAATGTTCGCGAGTGGTGTGATCTCCGCGGATTGGATGCAGGTATACTCGCTTCGAGAAGCCTGAATTGATTTCGATGGGGTTTATTTCACCTGCAATACAAAAATTGTCTTATATGAATAAAATTAGTACCGCATGTCCCTTTAACAACGTTTGAAAAAGGTGTATAATAGAAAGGCTTCCAGCATAGTCTTTACATTTAATGCAATGAAAATTTTAAAAAATCTGCATTATATGTTAATATGCGGATACAATGTAATAAAGATTTATAAAACATAATTTATTGGGGGTAACAATATGCCTGATCCTGAACCGGAACCTATTTTTTGGCATCCTGATAAAGCTGACAGGGTGCAAGGGTATGGTAGGAAAATGGGAAATGCAATGACAGATATGGAGTTTAAACTGAATCGGAAAGGAATTTTTTCTAAAAAAACAGGGACACCTGTGATGCCGAAGGAAATTCGCCGTATTGGCCTTGGAGCCATTGGTTTTTTAGTCCTGATGCTTGTTGCAGCCATTATATTGAATCTCATTGAAATTTTTATAAAGTAAAAAATTTGCTTCCATATATGTTTCTGTATATGGAAGTTTTTTTATTTTTTCCCGGTCCGAATCAACTCTAATGAGAATTATTTCTGAAGAAAGGTTTAAAAGAGTGGGAAATAGGTTAATAGAATAATGTTAAAGACATACATAGTATTTAAAATATTGAGGAGCTTATTAGGGGCTATGATAAAGAGTGAGTTAGAATGGATGAGAGAAGAGATTAGACAGCTTAAAGAACAAATAAGCGAATATGAACATCTTATTAAAGACATATCCGCTCCCATTATTCCATCTGTAGTGCCAGATACGATTTTGGTTCCAATTACTGGCCGATTGTCAACTGATAGATTTCACATAATTGTACAAAAGATACTGGATACTGTACATACAAAGCAAGTCGGCACGGTCATTATTGATTTTACTGCCATTACGGAAAAGGAAGCCGGAGAAATAGAGGTTCTGGGAAGGAATATTGAAAAATTGATTTCTTCCTTGGGGTTAATGGGTGTTCAAGTGATTTTTGTCGGGTTTTCACCTTCTATTACACGGGTCCTGGTCAAATCTAAGCTGACTGTGCTTGGTGAACTGAAAACTTTCCTGAGTTTTCGGTCAGCCCTTCAATTTTTAATGAAACAAAAGGGTTTAAAATTTGAGAGCATTATATAACAAGGCTCTTTTTATAAAAACATTGCTTCTATTAATAATAGTTTAGTATGTAAATGCTTAAAATAATGGACGAAATGATGCCGCGACGATGGGCAAGGTACAGAATTGTCCATTGAACGAAAAACAGTAATAACACCTGCAAAAGGACTTGTGGGTGTTTTTGCTGAGGGATGTTTTACCTCGTCTGTTACACTATGGGAAATAATAGAAAGAGGTCTGAAAATGATTCCTTTTGAAAAAGAACGGTTGGTACCTATAAATCAACATTTGTTTAATGTGAAATCTGTCCTGTGGCTGAAACATAATTTCCATTTATTAGAACAATCTCCCAATCAGACAGGCTTCGAACGAATAATTTAATATGAGAGACATACAGATTTACCAAATATAGATAAAAATTATAGGTATAAATAACTGAATAATGGTATGATTCAGTTAATAATTGGCGTTTTTTATAGCGAGAGTTGTAAAATAGCATAAAGAGGAGAAAGGAGCTGTCTTCTATGGTTAAACGTATTCAGATTCCAGGAAGTGAAAGGTCTGCATTGCCGAAAGCGAAAAAAACAGGTCCAGCAATGCTGGATCATGAGATTACTGTAACGGTTTATCTCCGTCGCAGCTCAGGGAATGAAGACTTGACTGAGATGATGAAAAATATGGCGGAAAGGCCATTCTCCCAACAATACCTGTCCAGAAGTGAATTTGAACAAAAATATGGACTTGAAGACGAGTCTGTAAAAAGGGTTGAAGAATTTGCCCGAGAATATAATTTGAAGGTAAAAGAAACAAATACGGCTTCTGGTACTATTATGCTCTGTGGAACAGTAGAAAATTTTAACAAAGCTTTTAATGTGGAGCTTTCAGAATATGAGCATCCAGATTTCAAATACCGCGGACGTACAGGTCCAATTGAGGTACCTGAAGGACTGAGTGATATTGTCCTTGCTGTGCTGGGGCTGGATAACCGCCCGCAAACAAGGCCGCATTTTCGGGTGCTGAGTGAATCCAGGACGGGAAACTTCGCTCGCAGCCAAGCTTCAAGAAGCTCTTATACGCCAGTGCAAATTGCTGAGCTTTATAATTTTCCGCAAAACGTTGACTGCAGCGGACAATGTATTGGCATTATTGAATTAGGCGGGGGCTATACAGATAATGATTTACAACAGTATTTTTCTAATCTTGGTATGCCAATGCCTGAGGTAACCGCTGTAAGCGTGAACGGAGGAAAAAATGCTCCGGAGGGAAATCCAAATGGTGCAGACGGAGAAGTCATGCTGGATATTGAGGTAGCTGCCGCTGTGGCACCTGGAGCAAAAATTGCTGTATATTTTGCACCTAATACGGATGCTGGTTTTTTAAATGCCATCACAACTGCTATCCATGATAAGAAAAATAACCCTTCCGTCATCTCCATCAGCTGGGGTTCCGCGGAGGCTAATTGGACCAGCCAGGCTATTCAGGCCATGAATCAGGCATTCCATGATGCCGCTGCTCTTGGGGTCACCATTTGCAGTGCTGCAGGAGATAATGGATCCTCAGACGGGGTAAACGACGGTTCGGTTCATGTTGATTTCCCAGCATCCAGCCCGTACGTTTTAGCCTGCGGCGGTACTAAGCTGCAGGGATCTGGCCAAACCATTTCAAGTGAAGTGGTCTGGAATGAACAGAATAATGGTGCAACAGGCGGGGGTGTCAGCACTGTATTCAGCCTTCCGGATTATCAAACAAATGCCGGTGTTCCTGCGCTGGCAGGCAATGGCGGCAATAAAGGCCGCGGGGTTCCAGATATTGCTGGAAACGCAGATCCTGTAACAGGATACGAAGTCTTAGTGGATGGCCAGTCCTTTGTTATTGGAGGGACCAGCGCTGTAGCCCCTCTTTGGGCAGGTCTGGTAGCCATTTTTAATCAGCAGCTTGGACGTCCAGTAGGCTTTTTGAATCCGGCCCTCTATCAAATTGGGCAAAAGGGAGGAAGCTTCCGCGATATCACAAGCGGAAACAATGATACATCCGGAAGCGGCTCTTATACCTCCGGGCCAGGATGGGATGCATGTACAGGCTGGGGCAGCCCTAATGGAGTAAACCTCCTTCAAGCCTTGCAGGCGATGCAGCCTGCGGAAGTGTGATGCTTTTAAAGGATTTTAGTAGTACAAGAAAAAGTCAGCTTTTAAATAAAGACCATCAAAGTGCTGACGAAAAGAGTGCAAGAGAATATTTAAAAGAAAGAGTCCCTCTTCAGTGTAAAGAGGGACTCTTTCTGTTTAGCAGGAGCAAGGTTCTTTGTCCAGTAACTGGCTCAAGGAGACTGCAGACTTGTCTTTTTTTTTCAATCAGTCAGACATTTATCCAATTAAACGTTGAAACCTTTCTACTTGGTATCAACCACTTTATATTTTGCCTGGGTTAGATTGATAACGGTACTGGTAGGGTCGTTATCTTTGAATTGAACAGCTGTAACGGTATATGTACCCGGCTTCAAGTCATCTCCCGATAGATTGACGAAGGATTGAGTATCTCCGGTTACTTCTTCGGTTGATGCGAAGGTTTGGTTAATATAAAGGAAAGTTAAGAGCCTGCCGTCAAAGTTTGTGTAATAGGTTCCCAGCTGATCCACAATGTCTGTCTTTTTTGCATCTACAATAACGGCTTTATTCCTCGACGTATCTCCATTTTGGTTACTTAAAATTAATTGGGCTTTTCCTTTTTGAACGGGATTTTTAGGAAAAGGATAGGTGCTTGTTGTTTTGGTATTTTTTCCTTCCGCTTGAGGGGGAGGGGTGTTTGTTTTTCCGTTTTGTCCTGTGCAGCCAGCTAAACCGATAGCTAACGCTGCTGCAATCACACTTGTACAAATTTTTCTCATGACTTTCATCCTTCTCAA is a genomic window containing:
- a CDS encoding S53 family peptidase: MVKRIQIPGSERSALPKAKKTGPAMLDHEITVTVYLRRSSGNEDLTEMMKNMAERPFSQQYLSRSEFEQKYGLEDESVKRVEEFAREYNLKVKETNTASGTIMLCGTVENFNKAFNVELSEYEHPDFKYRGRTGPIEVPEGLSDIVLAVLGLDNRPQTRPHFRVLSESRTGNFARSQASRSSYTPVQIAELYNFPQNVDCSGQCIGIIELGGGYTDNDLQQYFSNLGMPMPEVTAVSVNGGKNAPEGNPNGADGEVMLDIEVAAAVAPGAKIAVYFAPNTDAGFLNAITTAIHDKKNNPSVISISWGSAEANWTSQAIQAMNQAFHDAAALGVTICSAAGDNGSSDGVNDGSVHVDFPASSPYVLACGGTKLQGSGQTISSEVVWNEQNNGATGGGVSTVFSLPDYQTNAGVPALAGNGGNKGRGVPDIAGNADPVTGYEVLVDGQSFVIGGTSAVAPLWAGLVAIFNQQLGRPVGFLNPALYQIGQKGGSFRDITSGNNDTSGSGSYTSGPGWDACTGWGSPNGVNLLQALQAMQPAEV
- a CDS encoding STAS domain-containing protein, which codes for MIKSELEWMREEIRQLKEQISEYEHLIKDISAPIIPSVVPDTILVPITGRLSTDRFHIIVQKILDTVHTKQVGTVIIDFTAITEKEAGEIEVLGRNIEKLISSLGLMGVQVIFVGFSPSITRVLVKSKLTVLGELKTFLSFRSALQFLMKQKGLKFESII
- the fni gene encoding type 2 isopentenyl-diphosphate Delta-isomerase, whose protein sequence is MEEQPSIREKRKDEHVRLALNTNQTQPSDFDALYLVHRSLPELDKEEVDLRTRLGNLTLAFPIYINAMTGGSEKTGAINAALAEAAKETGIAMAVGSQHSGLRNEKVADTYRIVRKKNPNGVIFGNVGADAPLDYALRAIDMLEADALQIHLNVPQEVVMPEGDRHFSGILKKIETIIKKTSIPVIIKETGFGMCRETLEQLKTCGVQFVDVGGGGGTNFVHIENERREKRDYSYLKGWGQSTPISLLEAQPFLKDMTILASGGIRNPLDAVKSMALGASAAGVAGAFLRVLDKCGTEGLVEEMKAWKEHLRMIFLMQGAQSLEHIAKCPIIVTKNVREWCDLRGLDAGILASRSLN